A stretch of Geomonas oryzisoli DNA encodes these proteins:
- a CDS encoding c-type heme family protein, with protein MTRPADFSIRTKFFGLMSLLLIALLLASGMFLYQRQKNFVLRFAVDNARSFATQLIETREYMSSVVKNEPETNYSLVPQVVATQVAKRVTQNSKFYVRQVSLRYRNPENRPDGYEAAQLQKFIKNPTAESYDIVQSGDTSFFRYLQPMRATPSCLGCHGSYDSAPDFVKKRFPPGHYSYNYKVGEVIGAVSVSIPVKDLYAQLGANFKLDLLARALVYLIVTVVMGIIMSRQIITPVKLLSDRIIDVTRTGNYQEKLPQKSRDEIGMLIAAFNDMMEELSHRTVQSREADERYRRFIEVAASAVVTFLKDGKMVIVNEKAEALFGRNRQMLLGESIFDFLEQGDELRQRIEQPGEFKEETTRQRVISAAGKPVTVEMVVSASKADREPLYTAILRERNGG; from the coding sequence ATGACCCGCCCGGCAGATTTCTCCATCCGCACCAAGTTCTTCGGCCTGATGTCCCTACTCCTGATCGCCCTCCTGCTCGCCTCCGGCATGTTCCTGTACCAGCGCCAGAAAAACTTCGTGCTCCGCTTCGCGGTGGACAACGCCCGCAGCTTCGCGACGCAGCTCATCGAGACCCGCGAGTACATGTCCTCGGTGGTGAAAAACGAACCGGAAACGAACTACAGCCTGGTCCCGCAGGTGGTGGCGACCCAGGTGGCCAAGCGTGTCACCCAGAACAGCAAGTTCTACGTGCGCCAGGTGTCGCTGCGCTACCGCAACCCGGAAAACCGCCCGGACGGCTACGAGGCGGCGCAACTGCAGAAGTTCATCAAGAACCCCACCGCGGAAAGCTACGACATCGTACAAAGCGGCGACACCAGCTTCTTCCGTTACCTGCAGCCGATGCGCGCCACTCCCTCCTGCCTGGGGTGCCACGGCAGCTACGACAGCGCACCCGACTTCGTGAAGAAGCGCTTCCCGCCCGGCCACTATTCCTACAACTACAAGGTTGGCGAGGTGATCGGTGCGGTATCGGTGAGCATCCCGGTTAAGGACCTGTACGCCCAGTTGGGGGCCAACTTCAAACTCGACCTGCTGGCCCGCGCACTGGTGTACCTCATCGTCACGGTGGTTATGGGAATCATCATGAGCCGACAGATCATCACGCCGGTGAAGCTCCTTTCGGACCGGATCATCGACGTCACACGGACCGGCAACTACCAGGAAAAACTCCCCCAGAAAAGCCGCGACGAGATCGGCATGCTCATCGCCGCCTTCAACGACATGATGGAGGAACTCTCCCATCGCACGGTCCAGTCCCGCGAGGCGGACGAGCGCTACCGCCGCTTCATCGAGGTCGCCGCCTCGGCGGTGGTGACCTTCTTGAAGGACGGCAAGATGGTGATCGTCAACGAGAAGGCGGAGGCGCTCTTCGGCCGGAACCGGCAGATGCTGCTCGGCGAATCGATCTTCGATTTCCTGGAACAGGGGGATGAACTGCGGCAGCGGATCGAACAGCCCGGCGAGTTCAAGGAGGAGACCACGCGGCAGCGGGTGATCAGTGCGGCCGGCAAGCCGGTCACCGTCGAAATGGTCGTTTCCGCTTCCAAGGCAGACCGGGAGCCGCTCTACACTGCCATCCTCCGGGAGCGTAACGGCGGCTAA
- a CDS encoding RNA recognition motif domain-containing protein → MAKAGKELYVGSLSYDVTEYELQKLFAVSGTVTSMHLIRDPETGQFKGCGYVRMSTEAEARDAIDSLDGAWLIDKHITVSYANPQKMKAGGGGAKGVPRWQIEAAEKKAAEKKAAAAAAAKPAAKPATKPAAKPAAKAAKPTASAAAKPAARPATAKTGAARPAGAGRPAGAKPASRPGGAAKPGNRTGKR, encoded by the coding sequence ATGGCAAAAGCAGGTAAAGAACTTTACGTAGGCAGCCTGTCCTACGATGTCACCGAATACGAGTTGCAGAAGCTGTTCGCCGTTTCCGGCACGGTCACCTCGATGCACCTGATTAGGGATCCGGAAACCGGCCAGTTCAAGGGATGCGGCTACGTCAGGATGTCCACAGAGGCCGAGGCGCGGGATGCCATTGACTCTCTGGACGGCGCCTGGCTCATCGACAAGCACATCACCGTATCCTACGCCAACCCGCAGAAGATGAAGGCGGGCGGTGGCGGCGCCAAGGGCGTCCCGAGGTGGCAGATCGAGGCGGCGGAGAAAAAGGCAGCAGAGAAGAAAGCAGCGGCGGCAGCAGCAGCCAAACCTGCAGCCAAACCGGCAACCAAACCGGCGGCCAAACCGGCGGCAAAGGCAGCCAAGCCGACGGCGAGTGCGGCCGCGAAGCCGGCCGCCAGACCGGCCACAGCAAAAACGGGAGCGGCCAGACCGGCAGGGGCCGGAAGACCCGCTGGTGCAAAACCGGCATCGCGTCCCGGCGGCGCCGCCAAGCCCGGCAACAGGACCGGCAAGCGCTAG
- the uvrC gene encoding excinuclease ABC subunit UvrC, translated as MITQEMIKNFPTSPGVYLMKTSDGTVIYVGKARNLRNRVRAYVGDTRDSRVHIRFMVQLVEAVDYLVTDTEKEALILENTLIKQHRPKYNINLRDDKTYFSLRMDMKEEFPRLSLVRKIPSDGARYFGPYSSATAAKEVLKQLYKMFPLRHYPLATCMARKRPCLYHQIKQCSAPCCGLITKEEYAALAEGAALFLEGKNTEIARLYRAKMNQASQEMRYEDAARYRDLVRAIEVTVERQKMVAQGGDSDVFGVHREGDQMQIALLHIRGGTVTGGRTFLFDWELETEEGLASFLNEYYDLDAPLPPQVLIPFPIPEPGPLEELLSEKAGKKVIIAAPQRGPKLEMVKLAQKNAETAAQERLAKEGSSATLLTELAEKLHLSRTPRRIECYDISNIQGEMAVGSRVVFIDGKADKNLYRRYRIKGVLQSDDFAMMREVLSRRFKAETTEEQPDLIVVDGGLGQLGVLNAVLDELGVTGVEAAGLAKSRTFRDMESEEISKSDERVFRPGRKNPITLRQSSAPLLLLARIRDEAHRFAVTYHKAVRSKVLTGSSLDQVPGIGAKRKKALLKHFGSLRGVQGATLEELKAAPGMTESAAKALWEHLHQGTEDA; from the coding sequence ATGATAACCCAGGAGATGATCAAGAACTTCCCTACCTCCCCCGGCGTCTACCTTATGAAGACCTCGGACGGCACCGTCATCTACGTCGGCAAGGCGCGCAACCTGAGAAACCGCGTACGCGCCTACGTCGGCGACACCCGCGACTCCCGCGTCCACATCCGTTTCATGGTGCAGCTGGTCGAGGCGGTCGACTACCTGGTCACCGACACCGAAAAGGAAGCGCTGATCCTCGAGAACACGCTGATCAAGCAGCACCGCCCGAAGTACAACATCAACCTGCGCGACGACAAGACCTACTTCTCGCTGCGCATGGACATGAAGGAAGAGTTCCCGCGCCTGTCGCTGGTAAGAAAGATCCCCTCTGATGGCGCGCGCTACTTCGGCCCCTACTCTTCTGCCACCGCCGCCAAGGAGGTGCTGAAGCAGCTTTACAAGATGTTCCCGCTGCGCCACTACCCGCTGGCGACCTGCATGGCGCGCAAACGCCCCTGCCTGTACCACCAGATCAAGCAATGCTCGGCCCCCTGCTGCGGGCTGATCACCAAAGAGGAATACGCGGCCCTCGCCGAGGGGGCGGCGCTGTTCCTGGAGGGCAAGAACACCGAGATCGCCCGCCTCTACCGCGCCAAGATGAACCAGGCATCCCAGGAGATGCGCTACGAGGACGCGGCCCGCTACCGCGACCTGGTGCGCGCCATCGAGGTGACCGTGGAGCGCCAGAAGATGGTGGCACAGGGTGGCGACAGCGACGTGTTCGGCGTGCATCGCGAGGGGGACCAGATGCAGATCGCCCTCTTGCATATCCGCGGCGGCACGGTGACCGGCGGCCGGACCTTCCTCTTCGATTGGGAGCTGGAGACCGAGGAGGGGCTGGCCTCGTTCCTGAACGAGTACTACGACCTTGATGCCCCGCTTCCCCCGCAGGTGCTGATCCCGTTCCCCATCCCGGAGCCGGGGCCGCTCGAAGAGCTTCTCTCCGAGAAAGCGGGCAAGAAGGTGATCATTGCCGCCCCGCAGCGCGGTCCCAAGCTGGAGATGGTGAAGCTGGCCCAGAAGAACGCGGAGACGGCGGCTCAGGAACGGCTGGCCAAGGAGGGCTCATCCGCCACACTCTTGACCGAACTTGCCGAGAAGCTGCATCTCTCCCGCACGCCGAGGAGGATCGAGTGCTACGACATCTCTAACATCCAGGGGGAGATGGCGGTCGGGAGCCGGGTGGTCTTCATCGACGGCAAGGCCGACAAGAACCTGTACCGGCGCTACCGGATCAAGGGAGTGCTCCAGTCCGACGACTTCGCCATGATGCGCGAGGTGCTGTCGCGCCGGTTCAAGGCGGAGACTACCGAGGAACAGCCCGACCTGATCGTAGTGGACGGCGGCCTCGGGCAGTTGGGCGTACTGAACGCGGTACTGGACGAACTGGGTGTGACCGGGGTGGAGGCGGCGGGCCTGGCCAAGAGCCGCACCTTCAGAGACATGGAAAGCGAGGAGATCTCGAAGAGCGACGAGCGGGTGTTCCGCCCAGGACGCAAGAACCCGATCACGCTCCGGCAGAGTTCGGCGCCGCTGTTGCTTTTGGCGCGCATCAGGGACGAGGCTCACCGCTTCGCCGTCACCTACCACAAGGCCGTGCGAAGCAAGGTCCTGACCGGATCTTCACTGGACCAGGTGCCGGGGATCGGCGCCAAGAGGAAGAAGGCACTGTTGAAGCACTTCGGAAGTTTAAGGGGGGTGCAGGGGGCGACGCTGGAGGAACTTAAAGCGGCGCCGGGGATGACGGAGAGCGCAGCGAAGGCGTTGTGGGAACACCTCCACCAGGGGACAGAAGACGCCTAG
- a CDS encoding GTP-binding protein, protein MSFINYASREINCKIVYYGPGLCGKTTNLQYVYQKTAADAKGKMISLATETERTLFFDFLPLALGEIRGFKTRFHLYTVPGQVFYDASRKLILKGVDGVVFVADSQEERMDANIESVENLRINLIEQGYDLDKIPYVVQYNKRDLPNVVSVEELRRELNPTNVPDFEACATTGEGVFETLKAIAKLILFDLKKGK, encoded by the coding sequence ATGTCTTTCATCAACTACGCTTCGCGCGAAATAAACTGCAAGATCGTCTACTACGGCCCGGGTCTCTGCGGCAAGACCACCAACCTTCAGTACGTCTACCAAAAAACGGCTGCCGATGCGAAAGGGAAGATGATCAGTCTCGCGACCGAGACCGAGCGTACCCTTTTCTTCGACTTCCTCCCCCTGGCCCTGGGCGAGATCCGCGGCTTCAAGACGCGCTTCCACCTGTACACCGTCCCCGGACAGGTCTTCTATGACGCTTCCCGTAAGCTGATCCTGAAGGGTGTGGACGGCGTGGTCTTCGTGGCCGACTCCCAGGAAGAGCGCATGGACGCCAACATCGAGAGCGTTGAGAACCTGCGCATCAACCTGATCGAGCAGGGGTACGACCTCGACAAGATCCCGTACGTGGTCCAGTACAACAAGCGGGACCTTCCCAACGTGGTCAGCGTCGAGGAGCTGCGTCGCGAGCTGAACCCGACCAACGTTCCCGATTTCGAAGCCTGCGCCACCACCGGCGAAGGGGTCTTCGAGACGCTGAAGGCGATCGCCAAGCTGATCCTGTTCGACCTGAAGAAAGGGAAATAG
- a CDS encoding roadblock/LC7 domain-containing protein, whose translation MSNPQLIMYDEEFKQINVALDKLLREANAKVIFLVDKNGQLITGCGETERFDTTSLASLTAGNIAATGGLAKLIGEKEFSILFHEGEKDNLHISIVAGRVILVVLFDTRSSLGLVRLRVKKASEELTAIFNRLLQKNEEKEKSGDSEFPFAEITDDDIDNLFS comes from the coding sequence ATGTCGAATCCTCAGTTGATTATGTACGATGAGGAATTCAAACAGATAAACGTCGCGCTCGACAAGCTGCTGCGCGAGGCTAACGCCAAGGTGATCTTTCTGGTGGACAAGAACGGCCAGCTGATCACCGGTTGCGGCGAAACCGAGCGCTTCGACACCACCTCGCTCGCCTCGCTCACCGCCGGCAACATCGCCGCCACGGGCGGTCTCGCCAAGCTGATCGGGGAAAAAGAGTTCTCCATCCTCTTCCACGAGGGTGAGAAGGACAACCTGCACATCTCCATCGTCGCCGGCCGCGTCATCCTGGTGGTGCTCTTCGATACCCGCTCTTCCCTGGGGCTGGTTCGTCTGCGCGTGAAGAAGGCCTCCGAGGAACTGACCGCCATCTTCAACCGCCTGCTGCAGAAGAACGAGGAGAAGGAGAAGAGCGGCGACAGCGAGTTCCCCTTCGCCGAGATCACCGACGACGATATCGACAACCTGTTCAGCTAG
- a CDS encoding phosphoglucomutase/phosphomannomutase family protein yields the protein MQIQFGTDGWRGVIADTFTFENLSLVAQATMDYLHNEGLAGQGLVIGYDRRFLSREFAERVATIAAGNGIKTWLSDGYAPTPAVSWAVHEKKAGAGVMITASHNPPRYNGFKVKESFGGSARPSTTKVLEKMVAENQAASRPVQALALAEAVAAGQVELFDATAPYLAQLGRYVDLERIRSAGIKAVADPMFGAGSGLLPLLVPGVEEIHGSENPSFGGHPPEPIAEHLVELATLVQAGKFQVGLALDGDADRIGAVDETGEFFSSHCIFTVLLRHLYERKGVRGAVVKTVSTTQMIDLLAEKFGLELFETQIGFKHICEMMLENDILMGGEESGGLGVKGHIPERDGILMALLLLEAMAMSGKGLRALLEETMDEIGHFHYSRIDLPIDAQAKQQLLERMKAGGITSIAGFTVARHNFSDGFKFIFEDGAWLLIRPSGTEPVLRLYSEAGDPAKVALLLEAARSIASV from the coding sequence TTGCAGATACAATTCGGTACCGACGGGTGGCGCGGCGTCATCGCCGACACCTTTACCTTTGAAAATCTGTCGCTGGTGGCGCAGGCCACCATGGATTATCTGCATAACGAGGGGCTTGCGGGACAAGGCCTGGTGATCGGCTACGACCGCCGCTTCCTTTCCAGGGAGTTCGCCGAACGCGTTGCCACCATTGCGGCCGGCAATGGGATCAAGACCTGGCTCTCCGATGGATACGCACCCACCCCCGCCGTTTCCTGGGCGGTTCACGAGAAGAAAGCCGGGGCCGGCGTCATGATCACCGCGAGCCACAACCCGCCGCGCTACAACGGCTTCAAGGTGAAGGAATCGTTTGGCGGTTCAGCACGTCCTTCCACGACCAAGGTGCTGGAGAAGATGGTGGCTGAGAACCAGGCGGCATCCCGTCCGGTGCAGGCGCTGGCACTGGCCGAGGCCGTGGCGGCGGGGCAGGTGGAACTCTTCGATGCCACGGCCCCGTACCTGGCCCAGTTGGGGCGCTACGTCGACCTGGAGCGGATCCGTTCCGCCGGCATCAAGGCCGTCGCCGACCCGATGTTCGGCGCCGGTTCCGGGCTGCTGCCGCTGCTGGTCCCGGGGGTCGAGGAGATCCACGGGTCGGAGAATCCCTCCTTCGGCGGGCATCCCCCCGAGCCGATCGCCGAGCACCTGGTCGAGCTGGCGACACTGGTTCAGGCAGGCAAGTTCCAGGTAGGACTGGCGCTGGACGGCGATGCCGACCGGATCGGCGCCGTCGACGAGACCGGCGAATTCTTCTCCTCGCACTGCATCTTCACCGTGCTCTTGCGCCACCTCTACGAAAGGAAAGGGGTGCGCGGCGCCGTGGTCAAGACCGTCTCCACCACGCAGATGATCGACCTCCTGGCGGAAAAGTTCGGCCTTGAGCTCTTCGAGACCCAGATCGGTTTCAAGCATATCTGCGAGATGATGCTGGAGAACGACATCCTGATGGGCGGGGAGGAGTCCGGCGGCCTTGGGGTGAAGGGGCATATCCCGGAACGCGACGGCATCTTGATGGCGCTCCTGCTCCTGGAGGCGATGGCCATGAGCGGCAAGGGACTACGGGCTCTGCTCGAGGAGACCATGGACGAGATCGGGCACTTCCACTACTCCCGCATCGACCTCCCAATCGACGCGCAGGCGAAGCAGCAGTTACTGGAGCGGATGAAGGCTGGGGGCATCACCAGCATCGCCGGGTTCACTGTGGCGCGCCACAATTTCAGCGACGGCTTCAAGTTCATTTTCGAGGACGGCGCCTGGCTGTTGATCCGTCCCTCGGGCACGGAGCCGGTGCTCAGGCTGTACAGCGAGGCGGGGGATCCGGCGAAGGTCGCGCTCCTTCTGGAGGCCGCGCGCAGCATAGCGAGCGTGTAA
- a CDS encoding peptidylprolyl isomerase, with protein MLKRFIYALILGLFLAGGAIAAETKNPVVLIETNQGNVKVELFQKEAPISVKNFLDYANSGFYNGTIFHRVIRNFMIQGGGFGQDLNPKPTKAMIKNEASNGLKNDRGTLAMARTMVVDSATAQFFINVVNNDFLNHKPGGGQIGYGYAVFGKVIEGMNVVDKIATTPTGRGANGMPDVPQTPMIIKSVKVLQ; from the coding sequence ATGCTGAAAAGATTCATCTACGCTCTGATCCTGGGGCTCTTCCTTGCGGGCGGCGCCATCGCTGCCGAGACGAAGAACCCGGTGGTGCTGATCGAGACCAACCAGGGCAACGTGAAGGTCGAGCTGTTCCAGAAGGAAGCGCCGATTTCTGTTAAGAACTTCCTCGACTATGCGAACAGCGGCTTTTACAACGGGACCATCTTCCACCGCGTCATCCGCAACTTCATGATCCAGGGCGGAGGCTTCGGCCAGGACCTCAATCCCAAGCCGACCAAGGCCATGATCAAGAACGAGGCATCCAACGGCCTCAAGAACGATCGCGGCACCCTCGCCATGGCCCGCACCATGGTGGTCGACTCCGCCACCGCGCAGTTCTTCATCAACGTGGTGAACAACGACTTCCTGAACCACAAGCCCGGCGGCGGGCAGATCGGGTACGGCTATGCCGTGTTCGGCAAGGTGATCGAGGGGATGAACGTGGTCGACAAGATCGCGACCACCCCCACCGGCCGCGGCGCCAACGGTATGCCGGACGTTCCGCAGACCCCGATGATCATCAAGAGCGTCAAAGTCCTCCAGTAA
- a CDS encoding cytochrome c biogenesis protein ResB: MLKAIYSRLTSLNLGLWLMTGVMVTLALGSFSSASSEQGGLNDMPLLFWLQRAPLGYSWWLWLCVACIAVLFVNALVCFVDALRRKGRSVAPHLMHAGFLLIVLAHLLSAYGGFKQQMQLPQGDSFGFPDGERVVVERITGQVGPMGMMSGYRADLRLSDGLHSVQPNQPFFHKGYGIYVKDVALSPVPVALFEVHKEPGALTAFIGALIFTVGNLMLLAQRKGR; encoded by the coding sequence GTGCTGAAAGCCATCTATTCTAGACTAACCTCCCTCAACCTTGGCCTCTGGCTCATGACCGGGGTGATGGTCACCCTGGCCCTGGGCTCCTTCTCCAGCGCCAGTTCCGAACAGGGCGGTCTCAACGACATGCCGCTCCTCTTCTGGCTGCAGCGCGCGCCCTTGGGCTACTCCTGGTGGCTGTGGCTTTGCGTGGCCTGCATCGCGGTCCTTTTCGTCAATGCCCTCGTCTGCTTCGTCGACGCGCTGAGAAGAAAAGGGCGCAGCGTGGCGCCGCACCTGATGCACGCGGGCTTCCTGCTCATCGTTCTGGCGCACTTACTTTCCGCCTACGGCGGTTTCAAGCAGCAGATGCAACTGCCGCAGGGCGACTCCTTCGGCTTCCCTGACGGCGAGCGGGTCGTGGTGGAGAGGATCACGGGACAGGTAGGCCCGATGGGGATGATGAGCGGCTACCGCGCCGACCTGAGGCTCTCGGATGGTCTGCACTCCGTGCAGCCCAACCAGCCGTTCTTCCACAAGGGGTACGGCATCTATGTGAAGGACGTGGCGCTCAGCCCGGTGCCGGTGGCGCTCTTCGAGGTGCACAAGGAGCCCGGCGCCTTGACGGCTTTCATAGGTGCCTTGATTTTCACGGTGGGGAACCTGATGCTGCTGGCGCAGCGCAAGGGGAGATGA
- a CDS encoding GxxExxY protein produces MIHEETTDRILKGFFKVYNTLGFGFLEKVYENALVIELAKLGLEVNQQPKIPVYYDGLLVGEYFADVVVQGVVILELKAAEALRDEHYAQLTNYLKASDKELGLLLNFGKKPQFKRIIFSNDVKQALRKGEFKCGVHL; encoded by the coding sequence ATGATTCATGAAGAGACAACGGACAGGATACTGAAGGGATTTTTCAAAGTTTATAACACTTTGGGCTTTGGATTTCTGGAGAAGGTGTACGAAAACGCCCTGGTAATCGAGCTGGCTAAGTTGGGGCTTGAGGTTAATCAGCAACCGAAAATTCCAGTCTATTACGACGGCTTGCTCGTAGGAGAGTATTTCGCCGATGTCGTGGTCCAAGGCGTTGTCATCCTCGAGTTAAAAGCTGCAGAAGCATTACGTGACGAGCATTACGCTCAACTGACGAATTATCTTAAAGCTTCGGATAAGGAGCTGGGGTTGCTCCTGAACTTCGGTAAAAAACCGCAGTTCAAGAGAATAATTTTCTCGAATGATGTAAAGCAGGCTTTGCGCAAAGGCGAATTCAAATGCGGTGTTCATCTATAA
- a CDS encoding cytochrome c biogenesis protein, with amino-acid sequence MKWLLITSALLYVASIRRPIFVVALGCSLAYLASRGMALGRLPLIGPQDTLAFFSGALGLMGLPFIYSRQTAGVRWFCWGCGALAGLFAALALPFPTLNMPLPPILDTYWFELHVALAFFAYGLFGIAALLGVAFLQGGGKPALDLQYRAALVGYSFFSLSMVSGGIWGYYAWGTYWLWTPKELWTSILWIFYSLYLHLRLKGQSWERGFAWLGIIGFLVTLFTYLGVSMLMRSSHSF; translated from the coding sequence ATGAAATGGCTTCTCATCACCTCCGCGCTGCTTTACGTCGCTTCGATCCGCCGACCGATTTTCGTGGTGGCGCTCGGCTGCAGCCTCGCCTACCTCGCCTCGCGCGGCATGGCGCTGGGACGGCTTCCCCTGATCGGACCGCAGGATACCCTGGCCTTCTTCTCTGGCGCTCTGGGGCTCATGGGGCTCCCCTTCATCTATAGCCGGCAGACGGCGGGCGTGCGCTGGTTCTGCTGGGGGTGCGGAGCGCTGGCCGGCCTCTTCGCCGCTCTGGCGCTTCCCTTCCCGACGCTCAACATGCCGCTCCCCCCGATCCTCGATACCTACTGGTTCGAGCTGCACGTGGCGCTGGCCTTCTTCGCCTACGGCCTCTTCGGGATTGCGGCGCTGCTGGGTGTGGCCTTCCTGCAGGGCGGGGGGAAGCCGGCGCTCGACCTGCAGTACCGGGCGGCACTGGTAGGCTACAGCTTCTTCTCGCTTTCCATGGTGTCGGGGGGCATCTGGGGCTACTACGCCTGGGGCACCTACTGGCTCTGGACCCCGAAAGAGCTCTGGACCTCCATCCTCTGGATCTTCTATTCGCTCTACCTGCACCTGCGCCTGAAGGGGCAGTCCTGGGAGCGCGGCTTCGCCTGGCTTGGGATCATCGGCTTCCTGGTGACGCTGTTCACCTACCTGGGCGTCAGCATGCTTATGCGGAGCTCGCACAGCTTCTAG
- the def gene encoding peptide deformylase, whose amino-acid sequence MAVKPIVVYPDPILKQVCAPVQAIDDEIKELIEDLVDTMHAGPGSVGVAAPQIGVSRRVCVIDVSKNRHGKDNNHGLLLMINPEILAKSGGAVMREGCMSVPDYTGDVERATELTLRFTEPDGNVREFEASGFEAVAIQHEMDHLDGFLFLDRIASLKTGLFRRKSYK is encoded by the coding sequence ATGGCAGTCAAACCGATAGTCGTCTATCCCGACCCGATATTGAAGCAGGTCTGCGCCCCGGTGCAGGCCATCGACGATGAGATAAAAGAGCTGATCGAAGACCTGGTGGACACCATGCATGCCGGCCCCGGTTCCGTCGGTGTCGCCGCGCCCCAGATCGGCGTTTCCCGGCGCGTCTGCGTCATCGACGTCTCCAAGAACCGTCACGGCAAGGACAACAACCATGGCCTTTTGCTGATGATCAACCCGGAGATCCTTGCCAAGAGCGGCGGCGCCGTGATGCGCGAGGGGTGCATGAGCGTGCCGGATTATACCGGCGACGTCGAGCGCGCCACCGAACTGACCCTGCGCTTCACCGAGCCCGACGGCAACGTGCGTGAATTCGAGGCCTCCGGGTTCGAGGCGGTGGCCATTCAGCACGAGATGGACCACCTGGACGGTTTCCTGTTCCTGGACCGCATCGCCTCGCTGAAGACCGGCCTGTTCAGGCGCAAATCTTACAAGTAG
- a CDS encoding glycine cleavage system protein R, translating to MNLCRKPNLAHFAVTIIGKDRTGIVADTSEVLYKLGCNVEDSSCTMLGGEFAMILIVSHEKPFSKKKLEEEFAAKTTGTGLSAFVRTLKDDEVCYQGPEGELCLISVYGSDKPGIVYRVTRELADRGVSITDLNTKLIGKPTEPVYVLVLEAALPQGLSVEDASALLENLKKELSVEISVRLITPVSL from the coding sequence ATGAACCTTTGTCGCAAGCCTAACCTGGCTCATTTCGCCGTCACCATAATCGGCAAGGACCGCACCGGTATCGTGGCGGACACCTCCGAGGTGCTCTACAAGCTCGGCTGCAACGTCGAGGATTCGAGCTGCACCATGCTCGGCGGCGAGTTCGCCATGATCCTCATCGTCTCCCACGAGAAGCCCTTCTCCAAGAAGAAGCTGGAAGAGGAGTTCGCCGCCAAGACTACCGGCACCGGACTTTCCGCCTTCGTCAGGACCTTGAAGGACGACGAGGTCTGCTACCAGGGGCCGGAAGGGGAGCTGTGCCTCATCTCGGTGTACGGCTCCGACAAGCCGGGCATCGTCTATCGCGTCACCCGCGAGCTTGCCGACCGCGGCGTCAGCATCACCGACCTCAACACCAAGCTGATCGGCAAGCCGACCGAGCCGGTTTACGTGCTGGTGCTCGAAGCGGCGCTTCCCCAGGGGCTCTCGGTGGAGGACGCCTCCGCCCTGCTGGAAAACTTGAAAAAGGAGCTGAGTGTGGAGATCTCGGTGCGACTCATTACGCCCGTCTCCCTCTGA